Proteins encoded together in one Chryseobacterium sp. G0201 window:
- a CDS encoding alpha/beta hydrolase family protein, with protein sequence MKLKCTVFILLIMTCFMYGQKKPLDHSVYDSWQNIGSRKISNDGKWIAYSVDAQEGNPNLFLYSVKNKNSKKFPRGTKVEFTNDSRFGVFQIRPLYKDIKAVKDKKLKQNKLTKDSLAIVDFSSGKTEKIPNVKGFKIPEKGGSYVAYLLENMKDKSSDDASDKEDGDEKKDDDKNAKPLQLVVRNLLDGKSTTYDNVFRYEFSNNGKQLVFVTKKPEEKANKDKKEKKDSLDDKSADKKVTDKSKPKKYTLQTVQVLNLQTGAVNKISEMEGDFSQLSFDEEGNQLAFVATFSAQNDLVKLYQLYYFNFKNNKKEILANDNVQMKKNWVISENRFPKFSKNGKQLYFGVAPKPIAKDTAMIANDHAVVDIWNYKDDYLQTVQLKELKNDLKKSYAAVMQTEKPNFFRNIDGEDLDTLRLVNEGNAEFALGITSLNNRISSQWEGSTKKTYFLIDNKTGERTEIIKNLNGSVAVSPLGKFVVIFDREKGKWFSYNVKTKQILPLNNELSVSFVDEEFDMPDFPDPYGIASWTDNDESVIIRDRYDLWEFFLNDSKKPRNITNGFGRKNKITFDTYDLDKDIKSLNRKSSIYLSAFDNTSKANGIFKTSIHSNADPIKIQMENVWGYKTLQKAKNAEEYILTKESYTDSPNIFATSDFSKQEKLSDTNPQQKLFNWGTDELIHWTTSKGNTSTGVLYKPENFDPNKKYPMIVYFYEKLSDNLNRYIAPAPTPSRLNISYFVSNGYLVFTPDISYTDGLPGESAMEYINSGVEKLKQNSWVDGTKIGIQGQSWGGYQVAYLIAHTDMYAAAWSGAPVVNMTSAYGGIRWSSGMNRQFQYEKSQSRLGKNLWEAPELYIKNSPLFTIDKVKTPVVIMSNDKDGAVPWYQGIEMFTALRRLGKPVWLLNYNGDDHNLIKRQNRKDIQIREQQFFDYYLKDAKAPAWMVKGVPATQKGKDWGFELTDEKP encoded by the coding sequence ATGAAGTTGAAATGTACAGTTTTTATTCTGCTCATCATGACCTGTTTTATGTATGGACAGAAAAAGCCTTTAGACCATTCTGTTTACGACAGTTGGCAAAATATAGGTTCAAGAAAAATCTCAAATGATGGAAAGTGGATTGCTTATTCTGTAGATGCTCAGGAAGGAAATCCTAATCTTTTTTTATATTCTGTTAAAAATAAAAATTCGAAGAAGTTTCCTAGAGGAACGAAAGTAGAATTTACAAATGATTCAAGGTTTGGTGTTTTTCAAATCCGCCCTTTATATAAAGATATAAAAGCGGTAAAGGATAAAAAATTAAAACAGAATAAACTAACAAAAGACAGTCTTGCCATCGTTGATTTTTCGAGTGGTAAAACGGAGAAAATTCCTAATGTAAAAGGTTTTAAAATTCCTGAAAAAGGAGGTTCTTATGTCGCTTATCTTTTAGAAAATATGAAAGACAAATCTTCGGATGATGCTTCTGATAAAGAAGATGGAGACGAAAAGAAAGACGACGATAAAAATGCAAAACCTTTGCAGTTGGTAGTACGAAATCTTTTAGATGGAAAAAGTACAACATATGATAATGTTTTCCGCTATGAATTCAGTAACAATGGGAAACAACTCGTTTTTGTGACCAAAAAACCGGAAGAAAAAGCTAATAAAGATAAAAAAGAGAAGAAAGATTCTTTAGATGATAAATCTGCAGATAAAAAAGTTACCGACAAATCAAAGCCAAAGAAATATACGCTTCAAACTGTACAGGTACTTAATTTACAAACTGGAGCTGTAAATAAAATTTCTGAAATGGAAGGCGATTTTTCACAATTGTCTTTTGATGAAGAAGGAAATCAGCTGGCATTTGTAGCGACTTTTTCTGCACAGAATGATTTGGTGAAACTGTATCAATTGTACTATTTTAATTTTAAAAACAATAAAAAGGAAATTCTCGCCAATGATAATGTGCAAATGAAGAAGAATTGGGTAATTTCTGAAAATAGGTTCCCAAAATTCAGCAAAAATGGTAAGCAGCTGTACTTTGGAGTAGCTCCAAAGCCTATAGCAAAAGATACTGCAATGATTGCAAATGATCATGCTGTGGTGGATATTTGGAATTATAAAGATGATTATCTGCAAACAGTACAGCTAAAGGAATTGAAAAATGATCTGAAAAAATCTTATGCAGCAGTAATGCAAACCGAAAAACCAAATTTCTTCAGAAATATCGATGGAGAGGATTTGGATACTTTACGATTGGTAAATGAAGGAAATGCCGAATTTGCGTTGGGTATTACCAGTTTGAACAACCGTATTTCTTCGCAATGGGAAGGTTCAACAAAGAAGACGTATTTCCTTATTGATAATAAAACAGGTGAAAGAACAGAGATTATTAAAAATCTGAACGGCTCGGTTGCTGTATCTCCGCTTGGAAAATTTGTTGTCATTTTCGACAGAGAAAAAGGGAAGTGGTTCAGCTATAATGTGAAAACAAAACAAATACTTCCTCTCAATAACGAATTATCGGTTTCTTTCGTGGATGAGGAGTTTGATATGCCGGATTTTCCTGATCCGTATGGGATTGCATCTTGGACAGATAATGATGAATCTGTGATTATCAGAGACCGCTATGATCTTTGGGAGTTTTTCCTGAACGACTCAAAAAAGCCAAGAAATATCACGAACGGATTTGGACGAAAAAATAAAATAACATTTGATACGTACGATTTAGACAAAGATATTAAAAGCTTAAACCGAAAATCTTCTATTTATTTATCTGCTTTTGATAATACATCCAAAGCGAACGGAATTTTTAAAACATCTATTCATTCGAACGCTGATCCTATAAAGATTCAAATGGAAAATGTCTGGGGATACAAAACGCTTCAAAAAGCGAAAAATGCAGAGGAATATATTTTAACTAAAGAATCATACACCGATTCTCCCAATATTTTTGCGACATCGGATTTCTCTAAACAAGAAAAGCTGAGTGATACCAATCCACAGCAAAAGCTTTTCAATTGGGGAACTGACGAATTAATACACTGGACAACGTCAAAAGGAAATACATCTACAGGAGTTTTGTACAAACCGGAAAATTTTGACCCGAATAAAAAATATCCTATGATCGTCTATTTCTATGAAAAGCTTTCTGATAATCTGAATCGTTATATAGCTCCGGCTCCAACGCCTTCAAGATTGAATATCTCTTATTTTGTGAGCAACGGATATTTGGTTTTCACCCCTGATATTTCTTATACCGATGGTTTACCTGGAGAATCTGCGATGGAATACATTAATTCCGGAGTTGAAAAGTTGAAACAAAATTCTTGGGTAGATGGCACAAAAATAGGAATTCAGGGACAAAGCTGGGGTGGCTATCAGGTAGCTTATCTTATTGCTCATACCGATATGTACGCTGCAGCATGGAGTGGTGCACCGGTCGTCAATATGACTTCTGCTTATGGAGGAATCCGTTGGTCTTCAGGAATGAATCGCCAATTTCAGTATGAAAAATCGCAGAGCAGATTAGGGAAAAATCTATGGGAAGCACCGGAACTTTATATTAAAAATTCACCACTTTTTACGATTGATAAGGTGAAAACTCCGGTAGTCATTATGAGTAATGATAAAGATGGAGCTGTGCCTTGGTATCAGGGAATTGAAATGTTTACTGCATTACGCCGTCTCGGAAAACCGGTTTGGCTTCTGAATTATAATGGTGACGACCATAATCTTATAAAACGCCAGAACAGAAAAGATATCCAAATCCGTGAACAGCAGTTTTTTGATTATTATCTTAAAGATGCTAAAGCTCCGGCTTGGATGGTAAAAGGAGTTCCTGCCACGCAAAAAGGAAAAGATTGGGGCTTTGAGTTAACAGACGAAAAGCCTTAA
- a CDS encoding GreA/GreB family elongation factor yields MLNNIIVTTGIYDAIKDHLRRKKVSKYEENRLTGELRKAKQVLRRDLPSDIVTVDRKVTIKDHTQDFEHEYIFVASTKAKPKKNKYSILSDIALATVGYKVGDVIEWPFKEGERKIEILKVEALEE; encoded by the coding sequence ATGTTAAATAATATTATTGTAACCACCGGAATATATGATGCTATAAAAGATCATTTAAGAAGAAAAAAAGTAAGCAAATATGAAGAAAACAGGTTAACTGGAGAGCTGCGAAAGGCTAAACAGGTTTTAAGAAGAGACCTTCCTTCAGATATTGTGACTGTTGATCGAAAAGTAACGATTAAAGATCATACTCAAGATTTTGAGCATGAGTATATTTTTGTAGCGAGTACCAAAGCTAAACCTAAAAAAAATAAATATTCTATACTTTCAGATATTGCATTAGCAACAGTGGGATATAAAGTAGGAGACGTTATCGAATGGCCTTTTAAAGAAGGTGAAAGAAAAATAGAGATTCTGAAAGTAGAAGCTTTAGAAGAATAA
- a CDS encoding acyloxyacyl hydrolase produces the protein MLKKLILLGAFSISLLSFAQQTEKISIIPSVGYAWRTAKTTPGLTKAEKDYVNGLKSGVNFDISAYYHLKNIVAIGLKFSNYSASSDGFLLGYDMSGMPVSAAVTTKDNITFFGPALMISNFSEATRHKMFVDMGLGVISYSTKTGNVKGTGSNLGAEINFAYQYQISKNFLIGPKVGLTAGTLNKMKFNGQTIEFGEDQKEGLHRVSLSAAATFRF, from the coding sequence ATGTTAAAAAAACTAATACTCCTAGGAGCTTTTTCAATTTCTTTACTTTCTTTTGCTCAGCAGACAGAAAAGATCTCAATCATTCCTTCTGTAGGATATGCATGGAGAACCGCAAAAACAACACCTGGCTTGACTAAAGCGGAAAAAGATTATGTTAATGGCTTAAAAAGCGGAGTGAATTTCGATATTTCTGCCTATTATCATTTAAAAAATATTGTAGCAATTGGATTGAAATTTTCTAATTACAGTGCATCAAGTGATGGATTTCTTTTAGGATATGATATGAGCGGAATGCCTGTTTCCGCAGCTGTTACAACAAAAGATAATATCACTTTCTTCGGTCCTGCTTTGATGATCTCCAACTTCAGCGAAGCAACGAGACATAAAATGTTCGTTGATATGGGATTAGGAGTAATTTCATATTCAACAAAAACAGGAAATGTAAAAGGAACAGGTTCTAATCTGGGAGCAGAGATTAATTTTGCGTATCAGTACCAGATTTCCAAGAACTTTTTAATTGGTCCAAAAGTAGGATTAACAGCCGGAACATTGAATAAAATGAAGTTCAACGGACAAACAATTGAGTTCGGGGAAGATCAAAAAGAAGGCTTACACAGAGTTTCTTTAAGTGCTGCCGCTACATTCCGTTTTTAA
- a CDS encoding MGMT family protein — MDEIFKQQVWEITKLVPKGRVTSYGAIAKAVGYPNHSRHVGKAMGGCPKDVPAHRVISSSGTLSVPEFQVKLEAEGIEVENFRIKNFKKLFWDPITEL; from the coding sequence ATGGACGAAATATTCAAACAACAAGTCTGGGAAATTACCAAGCTCGTTCCCAAAGGAAGAGTAACAAGCTACGGAGCGATTGCAAAAGCAGTCGGTTACCCCAATCATTCCCGCCATGTCGGAAAAGCAATGGGAGGTTGCCCGAAAGATGTTCCGGCTCATCGTGTTATTTCCAGTTCAGGAACTTTATCCGTTCCGGAATTTCAAGTCAAATTAGAAGCAGAAGGAATTGAAGTAGAAAATTTCAGAATTAAAAATTTTAAAAAACTATTTTGGGATCCGATAACAGAGTTATAA
- the recA gene encoding recombinase RecA, protein MSNIEDKKKALALVLDKLDKTYGKGTVMTLGDSAIDTTIEVIPSGSLGLDIALGVGGYPRGRIIEIYGPESSGKTTLTLHAIAEAQKAGGIAAFIDAEHAFDRGYAGKLGIDLENLIISQPDNGEQALEIADNLIRSGAIDIVVIDSVAALTPKAEIEGEMGDSKMGLHARLMSQALRKLTATISRTKCTVIFINQLREKIGVMFGNPETTTGGNALKFYASVRVDIRKASAPIKNGDEAVGSRVKVKIVKNKVAPPFKMAEFDIMYGEGVSKTGEILDAAVDMGIVKKSGSWFSYGETKLGQGRDAVRDLLKDNPELSEELENKIKEELKNKAN, encoded by the coding sequence ATGAGCAACATAGAAGATAAGAAAAAAGCATTAGCATTAGTGCTTGACAAGCTAGATAAAACATACGGAAAAGGAACTGTAATGACGTTAGGAGATAGTGCAATCGACACTACTATCGAAGTTATTCCTTCAGGATCTTTAGGATTAGATATCGCTTTAGGCGTTGGTGGTTATCCTAGAGGAAGAATCATTGAGATCTACGGACCTGAATCTTCAGGTAAAACAACTTTAACGCTTCACGCGATTGCAGAAGCTCAGAAAGCAGGCGGAATTGCTGCATTTATCGATGCAGAGCACGCTTTTGACAGAGGGTATGCAGGAAAACTAGGAATTGATCTTGAAAACTTGATCATTTCTCAACCGGACAATGGTGAACAGGCTTTAGAAATTGCTGACAACCTGATCCGTTCAGGAGCAATTGACATTGTGGTAATTGACTCAGTAGCTGCCTTGACTCCAAAAGCAGAGATCGAAGGTGAAATGGGAGATTCTAAAATGGGTCTTCATGCAAGATTGATGTCTCAGGCGTTGAGAAAATTGACTGCAACTATTTCTAGAACAAAATGTACCGTAATTTTCATCAACCAGTTGAGAGAAAAAATCGGTGTAATGTTCGGAAACCCTGAAACGACAACGGGTGGTAACGCATTGAAATTCTATGCTTCTGTAAGAGTTGACATCAGAAAAGCAAGTGCACCTATCAAAAACGGAGACGAAGCTGTAGGAAGCCGTGTAAAAGTGAAAATTGTGAAAAACAAAGTTGCTCCACCTTTCAAAATGGCAGAATTCGACATTATGTACGGTGAAGGTGTTTCTAAAACAGGAGAAATCCTTGATGCTGCAGTAGATATGGGAATTGTGAAGAAAAGTGGTTCTTGGTTCAGCTACGGCGAAACTAAGCTAGGGCAAGGTCGTGATGCTGTAAGAGATCTATTAAAAGACAATCCTGAGCTTTCTGAGGAATTAGAAAACAAAATCAAAGAAGAATTGAAAAATAAGGCTAACTAA
- a CDS encoding oxygenase MpaB family protein: protein MEKAILQPRFKDSQHFKDFWSKGNGKQLTEFSGAEVSFRDFEKFAPYFYHVDEIGDEVVKDVYLTKKFSEGSKEIEGYIRNGVSENDNVPESVKKLFSQTQHVPEWLDYDLLKSGAELCMRSNLDSLISLRDYCLIGGYDYAYLNKPLIVTEALKKGAVKRLSETLDFWVNATRYNALEIHAKGYEFAIKTRLIHSYARLSIKKHYKEWDTENWGEPINSWDMMATYIGFSLVFLHSLKKLGNTFSTEEEKGLFHLWKYVGYLLGIPENLLPGDKKQATEYFYLWTSVQPPADKDSALLAHSLLNESLENPILKFKFQRKNLRYLHICCTWFLLDDEVCRRLQIPDVPNRNLFPNTKIIINKIYDNLVNRNARIKRGNKAQLKVLEDYLRVTKNSNFH from the coding sequence ATGGAAAAAGCAATTTTACAACCTCGTTTTAAGGACTCTCAACATTTCAAAGACTTTTGGAGTAAAGGCAACGGAAAACAACTTACTGAATTTTCAGGAGCAGAAGTGAGTTTTAGAGATTTTGAAAAATTCGCTCCCTATTTTTATCATGTTGATGAAATTGGGGATGAAGTTGTAAAAGACGTTTATCTCACTAAAAAATTCAGTGAAGGCTCAAAAGAAATTGAAGGCTACATCCGAAATGGAGTTTCAGAAAATGACAACGTTCCTGAAAGTGTAAAAAAGTTGTTTTCACAAACACAACACGTCCCTGAATGGCTTGATTATGATTTGCTTAAAAGCGGCGCCGAACTTTGCATGAGAAGTAATCTGGATTCTTTAATCTCCCTGAGAGATTACTGCTTAATTGGTGGTTACGATTATGCTTACCTCAACAAACCACTTATTGTAACCGAAGCTTTGAAGAAAGGAGCCGTAAAACGTCTTTCCGAAACATTGGATTTCTGGGTCAATGCAACAAGGTACAATGCTCTGGAAATCCACGCAAAAGGTTATGAATTTGCCATCAAAACTCGATTAATCCATTCCTACGCAAGACTTTCGATTAAAAAACATTACAAAGAATGGGATACCGAAAATTGGGGTGAACCCATCAATTCCTGGGATATGATGGCTACGTACATTGGCTTCAGTCTGGTTTTTCTTCACAGTCTTAAAAAATTAGGAAATACATTTTCCACTGAAGAAGAAAAAGGCCTTTTCCATCTTTGGAAATATGTCGGATATCTTTTAGGTATCCCCGAAAATCTTTTACCGGGCGATAAAAAACAAGCTACAGAATATTTTTATTTATGGACTTCCGTTCAGCCACCTGCCGACAAGGATTCCGCTTTATTGGCTCATTCTCTTTTGAATGAATCTTTAGAAAATCCAATCTTAAAATTTAAGTTTCAACGAAAAAATTTACGCTATCTACACATTTGCTGTACATGGTTTTTATTGGATGATGAAGTTTGCAGAAGATTGCAAATTCCGGATGTTCCCAACAGAAATTTATTTCCCAATACCAAAATAATCATTAATAAAATTTACGACAATTTGGTGAATCGTAATGCCAGAATTAAGAGAGGTAACAAGGCTCAATTGAAAGTGTTGGAAGATTATTTGAGAGTTACCAAAAATTCAAATTTTCATTAA
- a CDS encoding LuxR C-terminal-related transcriptional regulator, translating to MQNSEKEHPLIEIWNSYPGVRKNDKKTLQRPPIERIIGEMFAIGKFYYYVLNLTNSTVSHHHENILQLHGLKKYPENLKEVIDLTHPDDIPFVMKAEQTVIEKMLEIGLDHQLFIKSSYCFRMKTANGSYELFHHQAIPTLEDENGHIIQSINIHTNIHHITKQNPYTVLVSGIGPRNDFHQIKIEDELLSKHSCMNLTKRETEVISLIAKGYSGAEISKMLILSEHTVRTHRRNILAKTSSRNSKELVKKAFEWGLV from the coding sequence ATGCAGAACTCGGAGAAAGAACACCCTTTAATTGAAATTTGGAATAGCTATCCTGGCGTCAGGAAAAATGATAAGAAAACTCTACAAAGGCCTCCGATAGAAAGAATCATTGGAGAAATGTTCGCTATTGGAAAGTTCTATTACTATGTCTTAAACCTTACCAACAGTACAGTTTCTCATCATCATGAAAATATTTTACAGCTTCATGGTCTAAAAAAATATCCGGAAAATCTAAAAGAAGTTATAGATCTCACCCACCCCGATGATATTCCGTTTGTCATGAAAGCTGAACAAACCGTCATCGAAAAAATGCTGGAAATAGGTCTTGATCACCAACTTTTCATAAAATCAAGTTATTGTTTCAGAATGAAAACCGCTAATGGAAGTTATGAATTGTTTCATCATCAGGCAATTCCGACTCTGGAAGATGAAAACGGACATATCATTCAATCTATAAATATTCACACCAATATTCATCATATCACAAAACAAAATCCGTACACCGTTTTGGTTTCGGGAATAGGTCCAAGAAACGATTTTCATCAAATCAAAATTGAAGATGAATTGTTATCAAAGCATTCCTGCATGAATTTAACAAAAAGAGAAACCGAAGTGATATCACTTATCGCTAAAGGATATTCCGGCGCTGAAATATCAAAAATGCTTATTTTATCTGAACATACCGTACGGACACATCGAAGAAATATTTTAGCAAAAACAAGCTCAAGAAACAGCAAAGAACTCGTAAAAAAAGCTTTTGAATGGGGACTTGTTTAA
- a CDS encoding deoxyhypusine synthase family protein, which produces MSKPITEFIEKYYLHFNAAALVDASKGYVAHLKDGGKMMITLAGAMSTAELGKILAEMIRQDKVDFISCTGANLEEDLMNLVAHSHYERVPHYRDLTAQDEWALLERGLNRVTDTCIPEEEAFRRLQKHIVEIWKDAEAKGERYFPHEYMYKMILSGVLEQYYEIPRENSWMIAAAEKNLPIVVPGWEDSTMGNIFTSYCIKGELQFSTMKSGIEYMAYLADWYTKNSGGKGVGFFQIGGGIAGDFPICVVPMLYQDMEMHDIPFWSYFCQISDSTTSYGSYSGAVPNEKITWGKLDITTPKYIVESDATICAPLMFSYILENS; this is translated from the coding sequence ATGAGCAAACCGATTACTGAATTTATAGAGAAATATTACCTGCACTTCAATGCAGCTGCATTGGTAGACGCATCTAAAGGGTATGTTGCACATCTTAAAGATGGTGGAAAAATGATGATTACTTTGGCAGGAGCGATGTCTACTGCTGAATTAGGGAAGATCCTTGCTGAAATGATCCGTCAGGATAAAGTAGATTTTATCTCTTGTACCGGGGCGAATCTTGAAGAAGATCTAATGAATTTGGTTGCGCATTCTCACTACGAAAGAGTTCCGCATTACAGAGATCTTACGGCTCAGGACGAGTGGGCACTTTTAGAAAGAGGCTTGAACAGAGTTACAGATACTTGTATCCCCGAAGAAGAGGCTTTCAGAAGATTGCAAAAACACATTGTTGAGATCTGGAAAGATGCTGAAGCGAAAGGAGAAAGATATTTCCCTCATGAATATATGTACAAAATGATCCTTTCAGGAGTGTTGGAGCAGTATTACGAAATTCCTAGAGAAAATTCTTGGATGATTGCTGCAGCAGAGAAAAACTTGCCGATTGTAGTTCCTGGATGGGAAGATTCTACCATGGGTAATATCTTCACTTCTTACTGTATCAAAGGAGAATTACAATTTTCTACAATGAAATCCGGTATCGAATATATGGCTTATTTAGCTGATTGGTACACTAAAAATTCAGGTGGAAAAGGAGTTGGATTCTTCCAAATTGGTGGAGGTATCGCAGGAGATTTCCCGATCTGTGTAGTGCCAATGTTGTATCAGGATATGGAAATGCATGACATTCCGTTCTGGTCTTATTTCTGTCAGATTTCGGATTCTACAACATCTTACGGTTCGTATTCGGGAGCTGTTCCGAACGAGAAAATTACTTGGGGTAAATTAGATATCACAACACCGAAATATATCGTTGAAAGTGATGCAACCATCTGTGCACCATTGATGTTCTCTTACATCTTAGAAAATTCATAA
- the htpG gene encoding molecular chaperone HtpG, with translation MTKGNINVSVENIFPLIKKFLYSDHEIFLRELISNATDATLKLKHLTSIGEAKVEYGNPKLEVKIDKEQKTLRIIDQGIGMTAEEVEKYINQVAFSGAEEFLEKYKDTAKDSGIIGHFGLGFYSAFMVAEKVEILTKSYKDEPAVRWICDGSPEFTLEETTDKTDRGTEIILHIAEDSLEFLEEAKIRELLLKYNKFMPVPIKFGTKTHTLPLPEDAPEDAVAETEEVDNIINNPTPAWTVAPSDLTSEDYMSFYHELYPMQFEEPLFNIHLNVDYPFNLTGILFFPKLSNNLNIEKDKIQLYQNQVYVTDEVKGIVPDFLMLLRGVIDSPDIPLNVSRSYLQADGAVKKISSYITKKVADKMASLINENRADYEQKWNDIKIVIEYGIVTEEKFAEKADKFTLYPTTDGKYFLWNELEEKLKPTQTDKDGNLIILYASNADEQHSYIQSAKDKGYEVLLLDSHIIPHVIQKLESSKEKISFARVDADHVNNLIKKDEPTISKLNETEKESLKKNVEEAVNDKKFTVQLEDLDSNDAPFTITQPEFMRRMKDMQATGGGGMFGMGNFPEMYNLVVNSNSEFANQILKTENAEEKEGLVKHALDLAKLSQNLLKGKDLTDFIQRSYKQLEK, from the coding sequence ATGACTAAAGGAAATATTAATGTATCTGTGGAAAATATTTTCCCGCTTATCAAGAAATTTCTTTACAGTGATCACGAAATATTCCTGAGAGAATTAATCTCAAATGCAACTGATGCTACTTTAAAATTAAAACACCTAACAAGCATTGGTGAAGCTAAAGTAGAGTACGGAAATCCGAAGCTTGAAGTGAAAATTGATAAAGAACAAAAAACACTTCGCATCATCGACCAGGGAATTGGAATGACTGCGGAAGAAGTTGAAAAATACATCAATCAAGTTGCTTTTTCAGGAGCTGAAGAGTTCTTGGAAAAATATAAAGACACCGCAAAAGATTCAGGAATTATTGGTCATTTCGGACTTGGATTTTACTCAGCGTTCATGGTGGCTGAAAAAGTTGAAATCTTAACTAAATCTTACAAAGACGAGCCTGCAGTTCGCTGGATCTGCGACGGAAGCCCGGAATTTACTCTTGAAGAGACAACAGATAAAACTGACAGAGGAACCGAGATCATTCTTCATATTGCAGAAGATTCTTTAGAATTTTTAGAAGAAGCAAAAATCCGTGAACTGTTATTAAAATATAACAAATTCATGCCTGTTCCTATTAAGTTCGGAACAAAAACTCATACCTTACCTTTACCAGAGGACGCTCCGGAAGATGCTGTTGCTGAAACTGAAGAAGTTGACAACATCATCAACAACCCAACTCCGGCATGGACAGTTGCTCCAAGCGATTTAACGAGTGAAGATTACATGTCATTCTATCACGAGTTGTATCCAATGCAGTTTGAGGAGCCTTTATTTAATATTCATTTGAATGTTGATTATCCTTTCAACCTGACGGGGATTTTATTCTTCCCGAAATTGAGCAACAATTTAAATATAGAAAAAGATAAAATTCAATTATATCAAAATCAGGTGTACGTAACAGATGAAGTAAAAGGTATCGTTCCAGATTTCTTGATGCTTCTTCGTGGAGTAATTGATTCTCCGGATATTCCGTTGAACGTTTCCCGTTCTTACCTTCAGGCGGACGGTGCCGTAAAGAAAATTTCGTCTTACATTACTAAAAAAGTTGCCGACAAAATGGCTTCTTTAATTAATGAAAACCGTGCTGATTACGAACAAAAATGGAATGACATTAAAATTGTTATCGAATACGGAATTGTAACTGAAGAAAAATTTGCAGAAAAGGCAGACAAATTCACGCTATATCCTACAACTGACGGAAAATATTTCCTTTGGAATGAATTAGAAGAAAAACTGAAGCCTACACAAACTGATAAAGATGGTAATTTGATCATTCTTTATGCTTCTAATGCGGATGAACAACACAGCTACATTCAGTCTGCGAAAGATAAAGGATATGAAGTTCTTCTTTTAGATTCTCATATAATTCCTCACGTGATTCAAAAATTGGAATCTTCTAAGGAGAAAATTTCATTTGCAAGAGTAGATGCTGATCACGTAAATAATCTGATCAAAAAGGACGAACCAACTATTTCTAAATTAAATGAAACTGAAAAAGAATCATTAAAAAAGAATGTGGAAGAAGCAGTTAATGATAAAAAATTCACTGTTCAGCTGGAAGATTTAGACAGCAATGATGCTCCGTTCACGATCACTCAGCCCGAGTTTATGAGAAGAATGAAGGATATGCAGGCAACCGGCGGTGGCGGAATGTTTGGAATGGGTAATTTCCCTGAAATGTATAATTTGGTTGTAAATTCTAATAGTGAATTTGCAAATCAGATCTTAAAAACTGAAAATGCAGAAGAAAAAGAAGGATTAGTAAAACATGCTTTAGATTTGGCTAAACTTTCTCAAAACTTATTGAAAGGAAAAGATCTTACCGATTTTATCCAGAGAAGCTATAAGCAACTAGAAAAATAG
- the arfB gene encoding alternative ribosome rescue aminoacyl-tRNA hydrolase ArfB, which yields MRDFTKELNFKTSRSSGAGGQNVNKVETAVTVLWKVDESEFFNERQKALIQEKLKNRINLEGLLFLTVSESRTQLMNKNKAIEKIIDIVNKALIVPKTRIATKPSRAKKEKRLDTKKKISEKKENRKFKY from the coding sequence ATGAGAGACTTTACGAAAGAACTCAATTTCAAAACTTCCCGCAGCAGTGGTGCAGGAGGGCAGAACGTCAATAAAGTTGAAACGGCTGTTACCGTACTTTGGAAAGTCGATGAATCTGAATTTTTTAATGAAAGGCAAAAGGCTTTAATTCAGGAAAAACTAAAGAACAGAATAAATCTGGAAGGACTTTTATTCTTAACCGTTTCTGAAAGCAGAACCCAATTAATGAACAAAAACAAAGCGATTGAAAAAATTATAGATATCGTTAATAAAGCTTTAATTGTTCCGAAAACAAGAATCGCCACAAAACCATCCCGGGCCAAAAAAGAAAAAAGATTAGACACCAAAAAGAAAATATCTGAAAAGAAGGAAAACAGAAAATTTAAGTATTAG